One genomic window of Malaciobacter molluscorum LMG 25693 includes the following:
- a CDS encoding 4Fe-4S dicluster domain-containing protein: MKKNYKMIIDAQKCVGCHACEVACKQEFKAPLGFFRTMTLYLDEGTFPNVKREFLPLMCRQCDDALCQKACTKGAITKENGIVKIDSSKCDGCQDCVSACSIGAVYINPYTNIAEKCNLCEHRLEIGLKAACEATCVANAISIITDEKNIPSNATGFKNHKLDKPSTLHIGANEKMKKKIKHGQIFSATNYEIYTWAE, encoded by the coding sequence ATGAAAAAAAATTACAAAATGATAATTGATGCACAAAAATGTGTAGGTTGTCATGCATGTGAAGTAGCATGCAAACAAGAGTTCAAAGCTCCACTTGGATTTTTTAGAACTATGACTTTATATTTAGACGAAGGAACTTTCCCAAATGTTAAAAGAGAGTTTTTACCTTTAATGTGTAGACAATGTGATGATGCCTTATGCCAAAAAGCATGTACAAAAGGGGCAATAACAAAAGAAAATGGAATAGTAAAGATTGATTCATCAAAATGTGATGGCTGTCAAGACTGTGTAAGTGCTTGTTCTATTGGTGCTGTTTATATAAATCCATATACAAATATTGCAGAAAAATGTAATTTATGTGAGCATAGATTAGAAATTGGTCTAAAAGCTGCATGTGAAGCAACATGTGTAGCAAATGCAATAAGTATAATTACAGATGAAAAAAATATTCCTTCAAATGCAACTGGATTTAAAAATCATAAACTTGATAAACCATCAACACTTCATATAGGTGCAAATGAAAAGATGAAAAAGAAAATAAAACATGGACAAATATTTTCTGCAACAAACTACGAAATTTATACATGGGCGGAATAA
- a CDS encoding LysR substrate-binding domain-containing protein — MFTLKELEIFFKLSENPHISNLAKQINLTQSAISISLNSLEKKLGEKLFDRIGKKLILNERGRVFKQETFNAYSQLVNIKDTFSSNSLKGQLNIASSKTFNSINLSLYIYDFISKNDVNITKYSQNTKEIINEVLDSLVDVGFVEKEFEDSNIIKEKIANDSLIIVTSDKELAKNSYYIDQLYSKKWILREKGSGTREVFLSKLKYLEDFKITMEISNFEEIKSILLKHKDTLTCISKLAVKKELEDKKLFEIKLKNLEFDRQLYMIYHKDKYKSRLFLEFTSYIKKCFEKI; from the coding sequence ATGTTTACATTAAAAGAGTTAGAGATATTTTTTAAACTAAGTGAAAATCCTCATATATCAAATCTTGCAAAACAAATTAACTTAACACAATCAGCTATATCTATATCATTAAATAGTTTAGAAAAAAAACTAGGTGAGAAACTTTTTGATAGAATTGGCAAAAAATTAATATTAAATGAAAGAGGAAGAGTTTTTAAACAAGAGACTTTTAATGCCTATTCTCAACTTGTAAATATAAAAGATACATTTAGTTCAAATAGTTTAAAAGGTCAATTAAATATCGCATCTAGCAAAACTTTTAATAGTATAAACCTATCTTTATATATTTATGATTTTATTTCAAAAAATGATGTAAACATTACTAAATATTCACAGAATACTAAAGAAATTATAAATGAAGTTTTAGACTCTTTAGTTGATGTAGGATTTGTAGAAAAAGAGTTTGAAGATTCAAATATAATAAAAGAAAAAATAGCAAATGACTCTTTAATAATAGTTACTAGCGATAAAGAACTTGCAAAAAATAGTTATTATATTGATCAATTATATAGTAAAAAATGGATTTTAAGAGAGAAAGGCTCAGGAACAAGAGAAGTATTTTTAAGTAAATTAAAATATCTAGAAGACTTTAAAATAACAATGGAAATATCAAACTTTGAAGAGATAAAAAGTATATTATTAAAACACAAAGATACTTTAACTTGTATATCTAAACTCGCAGTAAAAAAAGAGTTAGAAGATAAAAAACTATTTGAAATAAAACTAAAAAATTTAGAGTTTGATAGACAACTTTATATGATTTATCACAAAGACAAATATAAAAGTAGACTCTTTTTAGAGTTTACTTCTTATATAAAAAAATGTTTTGAAAAAATTTAA
- a CDS encoding YeiH family protein, whose product MKQNLVNKNFYIGLAFLALLTALAKYISTLQIIQHLGFSFLIVSILIGMIFTNVFKIKVSAKFENSFSFATKTLLRTAIVFYGFRLTFGEIYDVGFQAIIVAVIVVFSTFILGYFIGVKILKLDKEITILTSAGSSICGAAAVLATEAVLKNKAYKSSIAVSTVVLFGTIAMFLYPYLYSVHVVNFLPKEMAIYIGGTLHEVAHVVGAGNSIGNPIVANNAVVVKMIRVMLIAPFLIALMFFLAKTATKKEKTKITIPWFAISFILVACFNSFDIVNKSVISAINSVDTFALAMAMMALGISTNFKSFFEVGIKPILLASILFVYLSVGGYFLVKFIA is encoded by the coding sequence ATGAAACAGAATTTAGTAAATAAAAATTTTTATATTGGGCTGGCTTTTTTAGCACTTTTAACAGCATTAGCAAAATATATTTCAACTTTACAAATTATACAACATTTAGGATTTTCATTTCTTATTGTTTCCATATTAATTGGTATGATTTTTACTAATGTATTTAAAATAAAAGTTAGTGCAAAGTTTGAAAATTCATTCTCATTTGCTACAAAAACTTTACTAAGAACAGCAATTGTATTTTATGGCTTTAGACTTACTTTTGGGGAAATTTATGATGTTGGATTTCAAGCGATAATTGTTGCAGTTATAGTTGTTTTTTCTACATTTATTTTAGGATATTTTATCGGGGTTAAGATACTAAAATTAGACAAAGAGATAACAATTTTAACAAGTGCAGGTAGTTCAATTTGTGGAGCAGCAGCAGTTTTAGCAACTGAAGCTGTATTAAAGAATAAAGCATATAAAAGCTCAATTGCTGTTTCAACAGTAGTTTTATTTGGAACAATAGCGATGTTTTTATATCCATATTTATATAGTGTTCATGTGGTTAATTTTTTACCTAAAGAGATGGCTATTTATATTGGAGGAACACTTCATGAAGTTGCGCATGTTGTAGGTGCTGGAAATAGTATAGGAAATCCAATAGTTGCAAATAATGCAGTTGTTGTTAAGATGATTAGAGTTATGTTAATTGCTCCATTTTTAATTGCTTTGATGTTTTTTCTTGCAAAAACTGCAACAAAAAAAGAGAAAACAAAAATAACAATTCCATGGTTTGCAATATCTTTTATTTTAGTTGCATGTTTTAACTCTTTTGATATAGTAAATAAATCTGTAATAAGTGCAATTAATTCTGTTGATACGTTTGCTCTTGCAATGGCGATGATGGCTTTAGGTATAAGTACAAACTTTAAATCATTTTTTGAAGTTGGAATAAAACCTATCTTATTAGCTTCAATTCTTTTTGTTTATTTAAGTGTAGGAGGATATTTTTTAGTTAAATTTATTGCATAA
- a CDS encoding molybdopterin-containing oxidoreductase family protein codes for MNRRDFIRNGALSLAALKLGEVISLSPTKLEAKEIKTFQDFNTLAKNIKGIQRVPSVCLNCSTICGMTVLVKNGEILGVEGNPLDPNSEGKLCAKAHGGVNAVDYPERIVYPLKRVGKRGDGLWKRITMEEAYEMMSSKIKKCLDDKKPEGIVFHGGRNKMGDITGRFMDAVGSPVILNHRALCSSNKRAANYTTIGDTSWETVDARKCKYFLNFGSNFLENHQGGFALMKRFIEAKQNGAKLITFDTRLSNTAGKSDEWYAPYPSSEGAIALAMANVIMQKNLYNEKFINEWCNTSVEEFKEQIKTYTPEFAQKQSGIAAKDIERMAIEFAKAAPNCASFTNRGSQAHYNGLHNDRAVVILNALVGSIGQEGGYAYGGSKSKKDFPMPKPVPPKPKFTTDLEDPQLYPFANKWQKMRVSELCYDKIKTKKHDIQVYMSYTISSPQTWPEGPQTAVEVLKDEKLIPFHVCSDVVYSEMAHYADLILPDATYFERYTIEGRNAYELIPYFVLRQPAVKPPYDCENFADTLIKVAKRLGEPVAKYFAFDSYEEFISLRFSTLPKKEGLSGFEYMKKYGAWVEEKAKNYEPYNHKLSQKDLDGSFVENNIVYKTKKDKKTAIGIIKDGQKVKGFKTPSRKFEIVSNDIIKYSKKLGLDETGFPHFKMPKSLKEKKDDELVLTTFKWNVHTQARTAPQKYLTEIVHDNPMWINSKTAKKYGVKNGDMVDITTYRPKEGYKASQNEVVGTMRVKAFVTEGIHPEVLAISNSLGMNYGGRVPKARNGLKQNLKAYPEHEDLDLNGHIWWDKRLGGSGNGFNPNNVIPVNPAPLVGMQSWNDTICKIQKI; via the coding sequence ATGAATAGAAGAGACTTTATAAGAAATGGCGCTTTATCTCTTGCTGCATTAAAATTAGGAGAAGTAATATCACTATCTCCTACTAAATTAGAAGCAAAAGAGATTAAAACATTTCAAGATTTTAATACTTTGGCAAAAAATATAAAAGGTATACAAAGAGTTCCTAGTGTTTGTTTAAACTGTTCTACTATTTGTGGTATGACTGTTTTAGTTAAAAATGGTGAGATTTTAGGTGTTGAAGGAAACCCACTTGATCCAAATAGTGAAGGTAAACTTTGTGCAAAAGCTCATGGTGGAGTAAATGCAGTTGATTATCCAGAAAGAATTGTTTATCCTCTAAAAAGAGTTGGGAAAAGAGGTGATGGATTATGGAAAAGAATCACTATGGAAGAAGCTTATGAGATGATGAGCTCAAAAATCAAAAAATGTCTTGATGATAAAAAACCTGAGGGTATTGTTTTCCACGGAGGAAGAAATAAAATGGGTGATATCACAGGAAGATTTATGGATGCAGTTGGTTCACCAGTTATCTTAAATCACAGAGCATTATGTTCATCAAATAAAAGAGCAGCTAACTATACAACAATTGGTGATACTAGTTGGGAAACAGTTGATGCTAGAAAATGTAAATATTTCTTAAATTTTGGTTCAAACTTTTTAGAAAACCATCAAGGTGGATTTGCTTTAATGAAAAGATTTATTGAAGCAAAACAAAATGGAGCAAAACTAATTACCTTTGATACAAGACTTTCAAATACTGCTGGAAAAAGTGATGAATGGTATGCACCTTATCCATCAAGTGAAGGAGCAATTGCACTTGCAATGGCAAATGTAATTATGCAAAAAAATCTTTATAATGAAAAATTTATAAATGAATGGTGTAATACTAGTGTTGAAGAGTTTAAAGAACAAATCAAAACTTATACACCAGAATTTGCACAAAAACAAAGTGGAATTGCGGCAAAAGATATTGAAAGAATGGCAATTGAGTTTGCAAAAGCAGCTCCAAATTGTGCATCATTTACAAATAGGGGTTCTCAAGCACATTACAATGGCTTACATAATGATAGAGCAGTTGTAATTTTAAATGCTCTTGTTGGAAGTATCGGTCAAGAAGGTGGTTATGCATATGGTGGTTCAAAAAGTAAAAAAGATTTCCCTATGCCAAAACCTGTTCCTCCTAAACCAAAATTTACAACAGATTTAGAAGACCCTCAACTTTATCCTTTTGCAAACAAATGGCAAAAGATGAGAGTTAGTGAACTTTGTTATGACAAAATCAAAACAAAAAAACATGATATTCAAGTCTATATGTCTTATACAATCTCTTCACCTCAAACTTGGCCTGAAGGTCCTCAAACAGCAGTTGAAGTTTTAAAAGATGAAAAACTTATACCTTTTCACGTATGTTCTGATGTTGTTTATTCAGAGATGGCACACTATGCAGATTTAATTTTACCTGATGCAACATATTTTGAAAGATATACAATAGAAGGAAGAAATGCTTATGAATTAATTCCATACTTTGTATTAAGACAGCCAGCTGTTAAACCACCATATGATTGTGAAAATTTTGCAGATACTTTAATAAAAGTTGCAAAAAGATTAGGTGAACCAGTGGCAAAATATTTTGCTTTTGATTCTTATGAAGAATTTATCTCTTTAAGATTTTCTACCTTACCCAAAAAAGAAGGTTTAAGTGGATTTGAATATATGAAAAAATATGGTGCTTGGGTTGAAGAAAAAGCTAAAAACTATGAGCCATACAATCATAAACTTTCACAAAAAGATCTAGATGGAAGCTTTGTTGAAAATAATATCGTTTATAAAACTAAAAAAGATAAGAAAACTGCAATTGGTATTATAAAAGATGGACAAAAAGTAAAAGGCTTTAAAACTCCTTCAAGAAAATTTGAGATAGTTTCAAATGACATTATAAAATACTCAAAAAAACTTGGACTTGATGAGACAGGTTTTCCTCACTTTAAGATGCCAAAATCTCTTAAAGAGAAAAAAGATGATGAACTTGTACTTACAACATTTAAATGGAATGTTCATACACAAGCAAGAACAGCTCCTCAAAAATATTTAACAGAAATTGTTCATGATAATCCAATGTGGATAAATAGTAAAACAGCAAAAAAATATGGTGTAAAAAATGGTGATATGGTAGATATCACTACATACAGACCAAAAGAAGGTTATAAAGCCTCACAAAATGAAGTTGTTGGAACTATGAGAGTTAAAGCTTTTGTAACAGAAGGTATTCATCCAGAAGTTTTAGCAATAAGTAACTCTTTGGGTATGAATTATGGAGGAAGAGTTCCAAAAGCAAGAAATGGTTTAAAACAAAATCTAAAAGCTTACCCAGAGCATGAAGATTTAGATTTAAATGGACATATTTGGTGGGATAAAAGACTTGGTGGGAGTGGAAATGGATTTAATCCAAATAATGTAATTCCAGTAAACCCTGCACCACTTGTAGGTATGCAATCATGGAATGATACTATCTGCAAAATTCAAAAAATATAA
- a CDS encoding putative quinol monooxygenase, with protein sequence MIIAIVKAKIKSGMHAKLRETADILQYEFSKNEPGCEQYESFIDGDVFITLERWTDQACLDQHLEAEHVKKYVPELRKCVENGEFSVQFIETDNINFITI encoded by the coding sequence ATGATCATCGCGATAGTGAAAGCAAAAATCAAATCAGGTATGCATGCAAAATTAAGAGAAACGGCTGATATTCTACAATATGAATTTTCAAAAAATGAGCCTGGCTGTGAACAATATGAATCATTCATAGATGGGGACGTATTCATAACTCTAGAGCGTTGGACTGATCAAGCTTGTCTTGATCAGCACTTAGAAGCAGAGCATGTGAAAAAGTATGTTCCTGAGCTAAGAAAGTGTGTTGAAAATGGAGAGTTTTCAGTTCAATTTATCGAAACTGACAACATCAATTTTATAACGATTTAG
- a CDS encoding sensor histidine kinase, whose translation MNKNEKKALISFLSIYVGSIVLLVGLFLSLYYKNELKSVSQQCSMQMKNASNEIKAHILNTYMKKQPFKPIELKNKDIKYALFDKEKKLLYSNMKNKHEVIFHKTDYQTSQYNYYIVKLNEDNIPIEYIAIQTCSQVQDINKLKLVMVIILILTSIFVAIVAYLLAKLLLKPVREKVESMDNFIKDTAHELNTPVSVLMTSVAMLKKGKDPEKMMKYIVSSSKQISQLYNDIHFSTFANVDDSIEEEFNLEDLVSHSVEYFNDISLTKNIEIESKIEVCKIKADKNKMQKIVNNLISNAIKYSHNNSKIIVSLIDGIFSVKDFGIGITQSQQKEIFKRYKRGENSEGGFGIGLDIVKRVAKEYELDIKLTSKQNAGSTFFVDLKNILVNVNKGEC comes from the coding sequence TTGAATAAAAATGAAAAAAAAGCACTAATAAGCTTTTTATCAATATATGTTGGTTCAATAGTTTTGCTTGTTGGATTATTTTTATCTTTATATTATAAAAATGAATTAAAATCTGTTTCACAACAATGTTCAATGCAGATGAAAAATGCATCAAATGAAATAAAAGCTCATATTTTAAATACATATATGAAAAAGCAGCCATTTAAACCAATTGAATTGAAAAATAAAGATATAAAGTATGCTCTTTTTGATAAAGAAAAAAAGTTATTATATTCAAATATGAAGAATAAACATGAAGTCATTTTTCATAAAACAGATTATCAAACATCCCAATATAATTATTATATTGTAAAATTAAATGAAGATAATATACCTATTGAATATATTGCTATACAAACATGCAGTCAAGTACAAGATATAAATAAATTAAAATTAGTAATGGTGATAATTTTAATCTTAACATCTATATTTGTTGCTATTGTTGCTTATTTATTAGCAAAGTTACTTTTAAAACCAGTAAGAGAAAAAGTAGAATCAATGGATAATTTTATAAAAGATACAGCACATGAATTAAATACACCAGTATCTGTTTTAATGACTTCTGTTGCTATGCTAAAAAAAGGAAAAGATCCTGAAAAAATGATGAAGTATATTGTTAGTAGTTCAAAACAAATATCACAACTTTATAATGATATTCATTTTTCAACTTTTGCAAATGTGGATGATAGTATTGAAGAAGAATTTAATTTGGAAGATTTGGTAAGTCATAGTGTAGAGTATTTCAATGATATTTCTTTAACAAAAAATATTGAAATTGAGTCTAAAATAGAAGTTTGCAAAATAAAAGCAGATAAAAATAAAATGCAAAAAATAGTAAATAATTTAATTTCTAATGCTATAAAATATAGTCATAATAACTCTAAAATTATAGTATCTTTAATTGATGGTATTTTTAGTGTGAAAGACTTTGGTATTGGAATAACTCAATCTCAACAAAAAGAGATTTTTAAAAGATATAAAAGAGGTGAAAATAGTGAAGGTGGCTTTGGAATAGGGCTTGATATTGTAAAAAGAGTAGCAAAAGAGTATGAACTAGATATCAAACTAACTTCAAAGCAGAATGCTGGTTCTACTTTTTTTGTGGATTTGAAAAATATATTAGTAAATGTTAATAAAGGGGAGTGTTAG
- a CDS encoding response regulator transcription factor gives MKVLLLEDDSALSDLLSFHLEDKGYEVITKNNGQDALEYLIDNKVDFALLDINTPILSGLEVLRALRQDYKDNTPVIVLTAYQDTKHLKESFESGVDDYIKKPFDLEELDQRIMKLCKVFFIEQNEKLKISDNITFDPNLCELKIDNKIKKLALKERDILKYFYSHKNRVISSEELLQNIWTYEEMPTDATIRVYIKNLRELIGKHRIKTIRAIGYKFE, from the coding sequence ATGAAAGTTTTATTACTTGAAGATGATAGTGCATTAAGTGATTTACTTAGTTTTCATTTAGAAGATAAAGGTTATGAAGTTATTACTAAAAATAATGGACAAGATGCATTAGAGTATTTAATAGATAATAAAGTTGATTTTGCACTTTTAGATATAAATACTCCTATTTTATCTGGATTAGAAGTCTTAAGAGCTCTTAGACAAGATTATAAAGATAATACTCCTGTTATAGTTTTGACAGCATATCAAGATACAAAACATTTAAAAGAGTCTTTTGAAAGTGGAGTTGATGATTATATAAAAAAGCCATTTGATTTAGAAGAGTTAGATCAAAGAATCATGAAATTATGTAAAGTTTTTTTTATTGAGCAAAATGAAAAATTAAAAATAAGTGATAATATAACTTTTGATCCTAATTTATGTGAGTTAAAAATAGATAATAAAATAAAAAAACTAGCATTAAAAGAAAGAGATATTTTAAAATATTTTTATTCTCATAAAAATAGAGTAATTTCTAGTGAAGAATTACTACAAAATATTTGGACATATGAAGAGATGCCAACAGATGCAACTATAAGAGTTTATATAAAAAATCTAAGAGAATTAATAGGTAAACATAGAATAAAAACAATTCGTGCAATAGGATATAAATTTGAATAA